A DNA window from Buttiauxella agrestis contains the following coding sequences:
- a CDS encoding SprT family zinc-dependent metalloprotease: MKSPRLPIAIQQAVMRCLREKLQQANLHLGRNYPEPKLVYQQRGTAAGTAWMDSYEIRLNPVLLMENQQTFIDEVVPHELAHLLVWKHFGRVAPHGKEWKWMMETVLGVPARRTHKFEVESVRKNTFPYRCRCQLHQLTVRRHNRVVRGEAEYRCVQCGDLLKADATTSCN; encoded by the coding sequence ATGAAATCCCCGAGACTCCCAATCGCCATCCAACAGGCCGTTATGCGCTGCCTGCGGGAAAAGCTCCAGCAGGCAAATCTGCATTTAGGCCGCAACTATCCGGAACCGAAACTGGTTTATCAGCAGCGCGGCACGGCTGCGGGTACGGCGTGGATGGACAGCTACGAAATCCGCCTTAATCCCGTATTACTGATGGAAAACCAGCAGACCTTCATCGATGAAGTTGTCCCGCACGAACTGGCGCATTTATTGGTCTGGAAGCACTTTGGTCGCGTCGCTCCACACGGTAAAGAGTGGAAGTGGATGATGGAAACGGTGCTGGGTGTGCCTGCCCGCCGGACACATAAGTTTGAAGTGGAGTCCGTACGCAAAAACACCTTCCCCTATCGCTGCCGCTGCCAGCTCCATCAACTCACCGTCCGTCGCCATAATCGAGTGGTGCGAGGCGAGGCTGAATACCGCTGCGTTCAATGCGGTGATCTGTTAAAAGCCGACGCTACAACTTCCTGTAATTAA
- a CDS encoding sugar porter family MFS transporter, protein MPEIKKQGRSNKSMTFFVCFLAALAGLLFGLDIGVIAGALPFIAKDFQITAHQQEWVVSSMMFGAAVGAVGSGWLSFRIGRKYSLMIGAVLFVAGSLCSAFAPNTEILVISRVLLGLAVGVASYTAPLYLSEIAPEKIRGSMISMYQLMITIGILGAYLSDTAFSYSGSWRWMLGVITIPALILLVGVFFLPDSPRWFAAKRRFHDAERVLLRLRDTSAEAKRELEEIRESLKVKQSGWSLFKDNSNFRRAVFLGILLQVMQQFTGMNVIMYYAPKIFEIAGFTNTTQQMWGTVIVGLINVLATFIAIGLVDRWGRKPTLVLGFMVMAVGMGILGTMLHVGIHSQGAQYFAIAMLLMFIVGFAMSAGPLIWVLCSEIQPLKGRDFGITCSTATNWIANMIVGATFLTMLNTLGNANTFWVYAALNLFFIVLTLWLIPETKHVSLEHIERNLMKGRRLREIGAQN, encoded by the coding sequence ATGCCTGAAATAAAAAAACAAGGGCGCTCGAACAAAAGCATGACCTTTTTTGTCTGTTTTCTTGCAGCCCTGGCCGGTTTACTTTTTGGCCTTGATATTGGCGTGATTGCTGGCGCCTTGCCGTTTATCGCAAAAGATTTCCAGATAACTGCACACCAGCAAGAATGGGTTGTGAGTTCGATGATGTTCGGTGCAGCGGTCGGTGCGGTTGGCAGCGGTTGGCTCTCCTTCCGTATCGGCCGTAAATACAGCCTGATGATTGGTGCCGTGCTATTCGTTGCGGGTTCTCTGTGTTCTGCTTTCGCGCCAAACACTGAGATCCTGGTTATCTCCCGCGTATTGTTGGGCCTGGCAGTGGGTGTGGCCTCTTACACTGCGCCGCTTTACCTGTCAGAAATTGCGCCAGAAAAAATCCGTGGTAGCATGATCTCGATGTACCAGCTGATGATTACCATCGGTATCCTCGGCGCTTACCTTTCGGATACAGCCTTCAGCTACAGCGGCTCATGGCGCTGGATGCTGGGCGTCATTACTATTCCAGCCCTGATTCTTCTGGTTGGCGTTTTCTTCCTGCCAGATAGCCCGCGCTGGTTCGCCGCTAAACGCCGTTTCCACGATGCCGAGCGCGTCCTGTTGCGTCTGCGTGATACCAGTGCCGAAGCAAAACGTGAACTTGAAGAAATTCGTGAAAGCCTGAAAGTAAAACAAAGCGGCTGGTCCCTGTTTAAAGACAACAGCAACTTCCGTCGCGCAGTGTTCCTCGGCATTCTGCTTCAGGTGATGCAACAATTCACCGGCATGAACGTCATCATGTACTACGCACCGAAAATCTTCGAAATTGCGGGCTTCACCAACACCACTCAGCAAATGTGGGGCACAGTTATCGTTGGCCTGATCAACGTTCTGGCGACCTTTATTGCTATCGGCCTGGTTGACCGTTGGGGCCGTAAACCCACGCTGGTTCTGGGCTTCATGGTGATGGCAGTTGGCATGGGCATTCTTGGCACAATGCTGCACGTGGGTATCCACTCCCAGGGCGCGCAATACTTTGCTATCGCCATGCTGCTGATGTTTATCGTTGGTTTTGCGATGAGTGCCGGTCCGCTGATTTGGGTGCTGTGCTCTGAAATCCAGCCGCTCAAAGGCCGCGATTTTGGTATCACTTGCTCCACCGCAACCAACTGGATTGCCAACATGATTGTGGGTGCAACCTTCCTGACCATGCTGAACACGTTGGGCAACGCGAATACCTTCTGGGTCTACGCCGCACTCAATCTGTTCTTCATCGTTCTCACACTGTGGCTGATTCCAGAAACCAAACACGTTTCCCTGGAACACATCGAGCGTAACCTGATGAAAGGTCGTCGCTTACGTGAGATTGGTGCTCAAAACTAA
- a CDS encoding YqgE/AlgH family protein, which yields MNLQHHFLIAMPALQDPLFKRAVVYICEYNEDGAMGIIINKPLENLQVDGVLEKLKIAPEPRDPAIRLDKPVFIGGPLAEDRGFILHSPPDCFASSIRISDETVITTSRDVLETIGTAQQPADVIVALGYSSWEKGQLEQEILDNDWLTAPADASILFHTPISERWREAAKLIGIDIHNMPSEAGHA from the coding sequence ATGAATTTACAGCATCACTTTCTAATTGCCATGCCGGCGCTCCAGGACCCATTGTTTAAGCGTGCTGTCGTTTATATTTGCGAATACAACGAAGACGGCGCGATGGGAATAATCATTAATAAACCCCTCGAAAACCTCCAGGTTGATGGCGTTCTGGAAAAGCTGAAAATCGCACCAGAACCGCGAGACCCAGCCATTCGCCTTGATAAGCCCGTTTTTATTGGCGGCCCTTTGGCGGAAGACCGTGGTTTCATTTTACATTCGCCGCCAGACTGTTTTGCTTCCAGTATCCGTATCTCTGATGAAACCGTGATCACCACTTCTCGCGATGTACTCGAAACCATCGGTACAGCGCAGCAACCCGCAGATGTCATTGTCGCGCTCGGTTACTCATCATGGGAAAAAGGGCAACTCGAACAAGAAATCCTGGATAACGACTGGCTGACAGCCCCCGCAGACGCATCCATTTTGTTCCATACGCCAATTTCGGAGCGTTGGCGCGAAGCGGCTAAATTAATCGGCATTGATATTCACAATATGCCAAGTGAAGCAGGACATGCTTAA
- the endA gene encoding deoxyribonuclease I, whose amino-acid sequence MSRKISLAVAVVAAFCTFSAFSAGINNFSQAKAAGVKVNADVPGDFYCGCKISWEGKKGVPDLESCGYKVRKNENRATRIEWEHVVPAWQFGHQRQCWQDGGRKNCAKDPEYRKMESDMHNLQPAVGEVNADRNNFMYSQWNGGEGQYGQCAMKVDFKDKVAEPPARARGAIARTYFYMRDQYQLNLSRQQTQLFEAWNKQYPVTAWECERDDRIAKVQGNHNPYVLRACQAQNS is encoded by the coding sequence ATGTCTCGCAAAATTTCTTTGGCTGTTGCTGTTGTTGCAGCCTTCTGTACCTTTTCCGCTTTCAGCGCTGGTATCAATAATTTCTCTCAAGCCAAAGCCGCAGGCGTCAAAGTTAACGCCGATGTGCCTGGCGATTTCTACTGCGGATGCAAAATTAGCTGGGAAGGCAAAAAAGGGGTTCCTGACCTTGAGTCCTGCGGTTACAAAGTCCGTAAAAACGAAAACCGTGCGACACGCATCGAATGGGAACATGTTGTCCCTGCCTGGCAATTCGGCCACCAGCGTCAGTGCTGGCAAGATGGCGGACGTAAAAACTGCGCCAAAGATCCTGAATATCGCAAAATGGAAAGCGACATGCACAACCTGCAACCGGCCGTTGGGGAAGTGAATGCCGACCGTAACAACTTCATGTACAGCCAGTGGAATGGCGGTGAAGGTCAGTACGGGCAATGTGCCATGAAAGTCGATTTCAAAGATAAAGTCGCCGAACCACCCGCCCGCGCCCGTGGTGCCATCGCCCGCACTTACTTCTATATGCGCGACCAATATCAGCTGAATCTTTCCCGCCAGCAAACCCAGTTATTTGAAGCCTGGAATAAGCAATATCCGGTGACAGCCTGGGAATGTGAACGCGATGACCGCATTGCCAAAGTTCAGGGTAATCATAACCCTTATGTGCTGCGGGCTTGCCAGGCACAAAACAGCTAA
- the metK gene encoding methionine adenosyltransferase, whose translation MAKHLFTSESVSEGHPDKIADQISDAVLDAILEQDPKARVACETYVKTGMVLVGGEITTSAWVDIEEITRQTIREIGYVHSDMGFDANSCAVLSAIGKQSPDINQGVDRTDPLEQGAGDQGLMFGYATNETDVLMPAPITYAHRLVQRQAEVRKNGSLPWLRPDAKSQITFQYDDGKIVGIDAVVLSTQHSEDVQLKTLQEAVMEEIIKPVLPAEWLNASTKYHINPTGRFVIGGPMGDCGLTGRKIIVDTYGGMARHGGGAFSGKDPSKVDRSAAYAARYVAKNIVAAGLADRCEIQVSYAIGVAEPTSIMVETFGTEKISTEQLTLLVREFFDLRPYGLIQMLDLLHPIYKETAAYGHFGREHFPWEKTDKAELLRDAAGLK comes from the coding sequence ATGGCCAAACACCTCTTTACGTCCGAGTCTGTATCAGAAGGGCATCCCGATAAAATCGCTGACCAAATCTCTGATGCGGTCCTTGACGCGATCCTGGAGCAGGATCCAAAAGCACGCGTAGCTTGCGAGACTTACGTTAAAACCGGCATGGTTTTGGTCGGTGGCGAAATCACCACCAGCGCCTGGGTTGATATCGAAGAGATCACTCGTCAAACGATTCGTGAAATCGGCTACGTGCATTCTGATATGGGCTTTGATGCAAACTCTTGCGCAGTGCTGAGTGCTATCGGCAAACAATCCCCAGATATCAACCAGGGCGTTGACCGTACCGATCCACTGGAGCAAGGTGCAGGCGATCAGGGTCTGATGTTTGGTTATGCAACCAACGAAACTGACGTGCTGATGCCAGCGCCAATCACTTACGCACACCGTCTGGTTCAACGCCAGGCAGAAGTTCGTAAGAATGGCTCACTGCCATGGCTGCGTCCGGATGCAAAAAGCCAAATCACGTTCCAGTACGACGACGGTAAAATCGTCGGTATTGATGCCGTGGTTCTGTCTACCCAGCACTCCGAAGATGTTCAGTTGAAAACGCTGCAAGAAGCGGTGATGGAAGAGATCATCAAACCCGTTCTGCCAGCAGAATGGTTGAATGCGTCTACCAAATATCACATCAACCCAACAGGCCGTTTTGTTATCGGTGGCCCAATGGGTGACTGTGGCCTGACCGGTCGTAAAATTATCGTTGATACCTACGGTGGTATGGCTCGTCACGGCGGCGGTGCGTTCTCCGGTAAAGATCCGTCTAAAGTTGACCGTTCTGCAGCGTATGCAGCACGTTATGTGGCGAAAAACATCGTTGCTGCGGGTCTTGCTGACCGCTGTGAAATCCAGGTTTCTTATGCAATCGGCGTGGCTGAACCAACTTCCATCATGGTTGAAACCTTCGGTACTGAGAAAATCTCTACCGAGCAACTGACCCTGTTAGTGCGTGAGTTCTTCGACCTGCGTCCATACGGCCTGATTCAGATGCTGGATTTGCTGCACCCAATCTACAAAGAAACCGCGGCATACGGTCACTTTGGTCGCGAACATTTCCCTTGGGAAAAAACCGACAAAGCCGAATTGCTGCGTGATGCTGCCGGCCTGAAATAA
- the yqgB gene encoding acid stress response protein YqgB has translation MKKKPVAQLVCQRLMLLLRAVNGLLLRDTPAIVVNCFAHSFKFEVRHV, from the coding sequence ATGAAAAAGAAACCGGTCGCACAGTTAGTCTGTCAGCGTCTTATGCTGCTTCTACGCGCTGTTAATGGGTTGTTATTGCGGGATACCCCTGCGATAGTAGTCAACTGTTTTGCACATTCGTTTAAATTTGAGGTTCGCCATGTCTGA
- the rsmE gene encoding 16S rRNA (uracil(1498)-N(3))-methyltransferase, translated as MRIPRIHHPELLSVGQDVALCEDAANHVGRVLRMSAGHALQLFDGSNQVFEAEIVQADKKSVRVKVLSASLDNRESPLHLHLGQVMSRGEKMEFTIQKAVELGVNVITPLFSERCGVKLDAERLNKKLGQWQKIAIAACEQCGRNSVPEVRPAMDLEKWCTEEDDSLKLNLHPRASASINTLPQPVERVRLLIGPEGGLTADEIAMTARHQFTDILLGPRVLRTETTALTAITALQVRFGDLG; from the coding sequence ATGCGTATACCCCGCATTCATCACCCTGAACTCCTCTCCGTCGGCCAGGACGTAGCACTTTGCGAAGATGCTGCCAACCACGTAGGCCGCGTCCTGCGCATGAGTGCTGGTCACGCGTTGCAATTATTCGATGGCAGTAATCAGGTTTTTGAAGCTGAAATCGTGCAGGCAGATAAAAAAAGTGTGCGGGTGAAAGTCCTGAGCGCAAGCCTTGATAACCGTGAATCCCCTCTGCACTTACATCTTGGCCAGGTGATGTCGCGCGGCGAGAAGATGGAGTTCACCATTCAGAAAGCGGTGGAACTCGGTGTGAATGTGATTACACCTTTGTTTTCTGAACGCTGTGGCGTAAAACTGGATGCCGAGCGCCTGAATAAGAAGCTCGGACAATGGCAGAAAATTGCCATTGCGGCCTGCGAACAATGTGGCCGTAATAGCGTGCCAGAAGTTCGCCCGGCTATGGATTTGGAAAAGTGGTGTACAGAAGAAGATGACAGCCTGAAGCTGAATCTGCATCCTCGAGCCAGCGCCAGCATCAACACGTTGCCACAACCTGTAGAGCGCGTGCGCCTGTTGATTGGCCCGGAAGGCGGTTTAACGGCTGATGAAATTGCCATGACCGCACGTCATCAGTTTACTGATATTCTGTTGGGACCTCGCGTTCTGCGTACTGAGACTACCGCGCTCACCGCCATTACCGCGCTGCAAGTGCGCTTTGGCGATCTGGGCTAA
- the gshB gene encoding glutathione synthase, with the protein MIKLGIVMDPIANINIKKDSSFAMLLEAQRRGYELHYMEMADLYLINGEAHARTRLVTVEQNYDKWYEFGSEQDIQLADLDVVLMRKDPPFDTEFIYATYILERAEEQGTLIVNKPQSLRDCNEKLFTAWFADLTPETLVTRNKAQLKAFWQKHGDIILKPLDGMGGASIFRVKEGDPNIGVIAETLTELGNRYCMAQNYLPAIVDGDKRVLVVDGEPVPYCLARIPQGGETRGNLAAGGRGEPRPLTESDWEIARRVGPTLKAKGLIFVGLDIIGDRLTEINVTSPTCIREIEAEFPVSITGMLFDAIETRLAK; encoded by the coding sequence ATGATTAAGCTCGGCATCGTGATGGACCCCATCGCAAACATTAACATCAAGAAAGACTCAAGTTTTGCCATGTTGCTGGAAGCCCAGCGCCGTGGTTACGAACTGCATTACATGGAAATGGCCGATCTGTATTTGATCAACGGTGAAGCACACGCACGCACCCGCCTGGTCACGGTCGAGCAGAACTACGACAAATGGTACGAATTTGGCAGCGAGCAAGACATCCAGCTTGCCGATCTCGACGTCGTGTTGATGCGTAAAGATCCTCCATTTGATACCGAATTTATTTACGCGACCTATATTCTTGAACGCGCCGAAGAACAAGGCACGTTGATCGTTAATAAGCCGCAGAGCCTGCGCGATTGTAACGAAAAACTGTTCACTGCCTGGTTTGCAGATTTAACTCCGGAAACGTTGGTCACGCGCAACAAAGCACAGCTTAAAGCGTTCTGGCAAAAGCACGGCGATATCATCCTCAAGCCGTTAGATGGCATGGGTGGCGCTTCAATTTTCCGTGTTAAAGAAGGCGACCCTAACATTGGCGTTATCGCGGAAACGCTGACTGAACTGGGCAACCGCTACTGCATGGCGCAGAACTATCTGCCTGCGATTGTCGATGGTGACAAGCGCGTTCTGGTGGTGGATGGCGAACCGGTTCCGTATTGCCTGGCGCGTATCCCACAAGGTGGCGAAACACGCGGTAATCTTGCCGCCGGAGGTCGCGGCGAACCGCGTCCGTTAACCGAAAGCGACTGGGAAATTGCCCGCCGCGTGGGGCCAACGCTAAAAGCTAAAGGGCTGATTTTCGTTGGCCTTGATATCATTGGCGATCGCCTGACTGAGATTAACGTCACCAGCCCAACGTGCATTCGTGAAATCGAAGCCGAATTCCCGGTTTCTATTACTGGCATGTTGTTCGATGCAATCGAGACACGTCTGGCAAAATAG